A single window of Danaus plexippus chromosome 31, MEX_DaPlex, whole genome shotgun sequence DNA harbors:
- the LOC116778446 gene encoding protein toll-like — protein MYHVLLLSLTLALVAAEYDFMSGVIWGGPERGCDSSEGAGQAVVSCTLASGNVTLNVDRSASWLKITCEENSSFSCSELSEARPHISRYVTVNGQKDRQISRLDVDSCRLPEESLACLLDLVNASSAVLLRLIHCEGRVTDSSLAGVDTVKFRMNYVDKNTTSVPYPALSELPSLLSFTLKGGSLVLDAQNVTLPKLRTLELADGGLEVIPSNVFTNTPNIQTLMLWGNRISKLEEDAFKGLKELANVSLNSNKISSLPNKIFSHTPLTRRVDLYDNRLVILQKDLFSGLQHLEEVIITSNKANLTLEDTFANLPSLKNLKLETSNIEELPENLFRNSTSLRTLLLGGNKIENLPPTIFSDQKLVVLNLYDNRISELPAVLLKNQSSLERLDLRRNLIKNIPGGLFSDANKLKVCDLSDNQIELLDSNSFIGASNLIELYLAGNRIHYLRRATFEVMPSLEILSLARNNLTISERMNTIALTPSDEYYTGDYSRTFQYYSVFKSLKYLKTLNLSKNNVSIICEDWRQLVGLKKLDLSYNSIDFLSDVSMHFDFSDAIIDVRHNRITTIVPPVYTSDSDKPTFILDYNPFACDCYLYELIQRYKSGKNTPILQMDKTKCASPRSLRNTQITQLSPEQLFCDVPCSDCSCKIRPYNRRFVLDCDEMPAAPPEVPEVFEALELSNEIHLKRGTDFIPSYYRYVDMASLNLTAAPSVAGPLELNLTNNNLRSAPLALLVTNCSLYLSNNPFLCGCDDYESVENLIRYKHLIRDFKEIRCEDGGLVSNVNTGQICVARDAAIIGSTIAMFGVILAIFTATAYKYSTEIRILLRKYHLWWGDEFDCEKEYDAFVSYSHQDEGYVVEQLVPNLEGGKPPLRLCVHYRNWVIGDFIPSQIARSVEQSRKTIIVLSKHFVNSIWGHMEFRTAHGKGKVIILMLDDLSADDSLDPELKAYIAMNTYVKSKDPLVFDRIRDAVLSKPPNKSPMGLNVQLKDGKLVNVNKDIDIAIK, from the exons ATGTATCATGTGTTGCTGTTGTCGCTGACGCTGGCTTTGGTAGCAGCGGAGTACGACTTCAT GTCCGGTGTTATATGGGGTGGGCCTGAGAGAGGGTGCGACAGTTCGGAGGGTGCGGGACAGGCTGTCGTCAGCTGCACCCTCGCCAGCGGGAATGTCACCCTCAACGTGGACAGATCAGCCTCATGGCTGAAGATCACGTGTGAAGAG aacaGTTCGTTCTCGTGCAGCGAATTGTCAGAAGCTCGCCCTCATATATCACGATATGTAACAGTAAATGGACAAAAAGATAGACAGATATCTAGATTAGATGTAGATAGTTGTAGATTGCCCGAGGAGAGCCTAGCTTGTCTACTAGACCTAGTGAACGCTAGCTCGGCCGTACTCTTGAGGCTCATACACTGTGAGGGTAGAGTGACTGACAGCAGCTTGGCTGGCGTGGACACCGTGAAGTTCAGAATGAACTATGTCG ATAAGAACACCACCTCGGTGCCGTACCCAGCGTTATCAGAGCTCCCATCACTGCTGAGCTTCACTTTGAAGGGGGGCTCGTTGGTGCTGGACGCTCAGAACGTTACTTTACCGAAGTTGCGGACCCTGGAGCTGGCCGATGGCGGCCTCGAGGTCATACCTAGTAACGTGTTCACGAACACGCCGAACATACAGACCTTGATGTTGTGGGGGAATAGAATTAGTAAGCTCGAAGAAGACGCTTTCAAAG GTCTCAAGGAGCTAGCGAACGTGAGTCTCAACTCCAACAAAATCTCTTCTCTCCCCAACAAAATTTTCTCCCACACCCCCTTGACCAGGAGAGTTGACCTTTACGACAATAGACTGGTTATATTACAGAAGGATCTCTTCAGTGGTTTGCAACATTTGGAAGAG GTCATTATAACATCGAATAAAGCGAATCTGACCCTAGAAGATACATTTGCTAATCTACCCTCACTGAAAAATCTCAAACTGGAGACGAGTAATATAGAAGAACTGCCAGAGAACCTGTTCCGCAACTCCACGTCGTTGAGGACATTGCTGTTGGGTGGCAACAAAATAGAGAATCTCCCGCCAACCATTTTCAGTGATCAGAAATTGGTGGTACTGAATCTGTACGATAATAGGATTAGTGAACTACCCGCAGTGCTGTTGAAGAATCAGTCGTCATTGGAAAGATTGGATCTGAGGCGGAAtctcataaagaacattcCTGGCGGGCTATTCTCTGACGCTAACAAGTTGAAGGTCTGTGATCTGAGCGACAATCAGATCGAGTTATTAGACAG CAATTCATTTATCGGAGCTTCAAATTTAATAGAGTTGTATCTAGCCGGGAATCGAATACACTACCTGAGGAGGGCAACGTTTGAGGTCATGCCTTCATTAGAG ATATTATCTCTAGCGAGAAATAACTTGACCATATCAGAGAGGATGAACACAATAGCCCTGACGCCGTCCGACGAATACTACACCGGCGACTACTCAAGGACATTCCAATACTACTCGGTGTTTAAAAGTCTCAAGTATCTGAAGACATTGAATTTGAGTAAAAACAACGTGTCCATTATATGTGAGGATTGGAGGCAGCTGGTTGGACTCAAGAAGTTGGATTTGTCCTACAACAGCATCGACTTCCTGTCG gATGTTTCGATGCACTTCGACTTCAGCGACGCCATCATAGACGTGAGGCACAACAGAATAACAACAATAGTACCTCCTGTATACACGAGTGACTCGGACAAACCTACCTTCATATTAGACTACAACCCGTTCGCCTGCGACTGTTATCTTTACGAATTAATACAAAGATATAAATCCGGGAAGAACACACCCATCCTACAAATGGACAAGACCAAGTGCGCTTCACCTCGCTCCCTAAGGAACACGCAGATAACCCAGCTGAGTCCCGAGCAGCTGTTCTGTGACGTCCCTTGCAGTGACTGCTCCTGCAAGATAAGGCCGTACAATCGGAGATTTGTCCTGGACTGTGACGAGATGCCGGCAGCGCCGCCCGAGGTCCCGGAAGTGTTCGAGGCTTTGGAACTGTCCAACGAGATCCACTTGAAGCGAGGCACGGACTTCATACCGAGCTACTACCGGTACGTCGACATGGCAAGCTTGAATCTCACCGCAGCGCCATCTGTCGCCGGTCCGCTGGAACTGAACTTGACCAACAACAACCTCCGAAGCGCCCCGCTGGCTTTGCTGGTTACTAACTGCTCGTTATACCTATCGAACAATCCGTTCCTGTGCGGTTGCGATGATTACGAGAGCGTTGAAAATCTTATTAGATACAAACATTTGATACGCGATTTCAAAGAAATTAGATGCGAGGATGGCGGGCTCGTCTCTAACGTTAACACCGGCCAGATCTGCGTGGCGAGAGATGCCGCCATAATCGGCTCGACGATCGCCATGTTCGGCGTGATTCTGGCTATTTTCACCGCGACAGCGTACAAATATTCAACGGAGATACGAATTCTACTGAGGAAATATCATCTCTGGTGGGGAGACGAGTTCGACTGCGAGAAGGAGTACGACGCCTTCGTGTCTTACTCGCACCAGGACGAGGGTTACGTAGTGGAGCAACTGGTCCCGAACCTGGAAGGGGGGAAGCCGCCTCTGAGACTGTGCGTCCACTACCGGAACTGGGTGATAGGCGACTTCATACCGAGCCAGATAGCGAGATCCGTGGAACAATCTAGAAAAACCATAATAGTGCTTTCCAAACACTTCGTGAACTCGATATGGGGTCACATGGAATTCAGGACGGCGCATGGCAAGGGCAAGGTGATAATACTCATGCTGGACGACCTCTCCGCCGATGACAGCCTGGACCCGGAGCTCAAGGCCTACATAGCCATGAACACGTACGTCAAGTCCAAAGATCCCCTGGTCTTCGATAGGATAAGGGATGCTGTTCTCAGCAAGCCGCCGAACAAGTCACCGATGGGCCTAAATGTGCAGTTGAAAGACGGAAAGTTAGTCAATGTGAACAAGGATATTGATATAGCAATAAAATGA
- the LOC116778230 gene encoding apoptosis-enhancing nuclease-like: MRVIALDCEMVASGNRSLLAKVSVVDEYGDVLLNCYVKPTAIVTDYRTGLHGIDKHDLETGRPFDTVRREVANLLSFKILVGHSLHFDLQALNLSHPENDTRDFAKNPRFMKNGQPRALKDLAREFLQKSIQVNFHDSLEDARTCMQLYKRVASQW, from the exons atgcGTGTTATTGCTTTGGACTGCGAGATGGTGGCGTCGGGCAACCGAAGTTTGCTGGCCAAGGTGTCAGTAGTGGACGAATATGGTGATGTTCTCCTAAACTGCTACGTTAAACCTACGGCCATCGTCACAGACTACAGGACTGGCTTGCACGGGATTGACAAGCATGACCTGGAAACGGGGCGGCCCTTCGACACCGTACGAAGAGAAGTTGCCAATTTGTTGAGTTTTAAAATCCTAGTGGGGCATTCGTTACACTTCGATCTTCAAGCTCTAAATTTGTCTCATCCGGAAAACGACACTCGAGATTTCGCCAAAAATCCCAGGTTTATGAAg AACGGTCAGCCCCGGGCTCTGAAGGACCTCGCTCGTGAGTTTCTCCAGAAGAGTATTCAGGTGAATTTCCACGATTCTTTGGAAGATGCTAGGACATGCATGCAGCTGTACAAGAGGGTCGCCAGCCAGTGGTAG